A single window of Ignavibacteriota bacterium DNA harbors:
- a CDS encoding glutamate racemase, with translation MELTKQSPIGVFDSGIGGLSVLKQFIRFLPAENYIYLGDTARVPYGNKSRKTVEQYAGESTEFLLSKGVKIIIVACNTVSAVALEAVKSVAGEIPVIGMIEPAANAALRATRNGKIGIIGTRATITSNAYPDQINYIDNSNEIQVFTQACPLFVPIVEEGMLRHNAAKLIAEDYLKIMKDEDVDTLVLGCTHYPLISHLISEILKDVTLIDSGEHASVSALRLLAENKLLIEPGIEFINKPRINFFITDLPSNFYELAKNFLGIEIDKPELICL, from the coding sequence ATGGAATTAACCAAGCAGAGTCCGATAGGAGTATTTGATTCAGGTATAGGCGGATTAAGCGTACTGAAGCAGTTTATTCGTTTTCTACCGGCTGAAAATTATATATATTTAGGTGATACAGCAAGAGTACCTTATGGAAATAAATCTCGTAAGACCGTCGAACAATATGCCGGTGAATCTACAGAATTTTTACTGTCGAAAGGTGTAAAAATTATCATAGTAGCCTGCAATACTGTTTCAGCTGTAGCATTGGAGGCGGTAAAAAGTGTAGCCGGAGAAATTCCTGTAATCGGAATGATTGAGCCGGCTGCCAATGCAGCTTTGAGAGCTACTCGAAACGGTAAAATTGGTATTATCGGAACTCGTGCTACAATTACAAGCAATGCATATCCTGATCAAATCAATTATATTGATAATAGTAACGAAATTCAGGTGTTTACTCAGGCATGCCCGCTTTTTGTACCAATCGTGGAAGAAGGTATGCTCAGACATAATGCTGCGAAATTAATTGCAGAAGATTATCTGAAAATTATGAAAGATGAGGATGTGGATACTCTTGTTTTGGGATGTACTCATTATCCGCTTATATCACATTTGATTAGTGAAATTTTGAAGGATGTTACATTGATTGATTCCGGTGAACATGCCTCAGTATCTGCATTAAGATTACTTGCGGAGAACAAATTATTGATAGAACCCGGAATTGAGTTTATCAATAAACCAAGAATAAATTTTTTTATCACAGATTTACCGTCAAATTTTTATGAATTAGCTAAAAATTTTCTCGGAATTGAGATTGATAAACCCGAATTAATATGTCTTTGA
- the ccoS gene encoding cbb3-type cytochrome oxidase assembly protein CcoS, translated as MSVIIVLMAASLSVAIIFLIAFLWAIRSDQFEDTFTPSMRILNDEKEQKITNVK; from the coding sequence ATGAGTGTAATAATAGTATTAATGGCGGCGAGTTTGTCAGTAGCAATTATTTTCTTGATAGCTTTTTTATGGGCAATTCGCAGCGACCAGTTTGAAGATACTTTTACACCTTCAATGAGAATACTTAATGATGAGAAAGAACAAAAAATAACAAATGTTAAATAA
- a CDS encoding T9SS type A sorting domain-containing protein, which produces MKNPYRIFWSMVIFFGMNTLAFSQIWPNGEDKFKTDINKRYNFYEIQESFNKYWEGKEINLQTPKNQRGGWMQFKRWEWFWEQRTFPDGNFPDPMHTYNELMKLRNQKSSDNEILQGSDWENIGPETNTGGYNGLGRLNCIEEDPDYDGTTNRTIWVGSASGGLWKTTDDGATWTTKTDKLPSLGISGICINPSNKNIMYIATGDGDVADTYSVGVLKSTDGGENWNTTGLNWTIQNNRVIRKLIMHPSNYDILYAATSIGIFKTTNGGNSWTQMSISLTYSSGFWDIEFKPGDPNTLYATSTWEIVRTTNAGTNWSILTSGLPSANANTYRAELTVSAHDANYIYAVYGYYNWGGGTSANNYGLYGVYRSTNSGTNWTTLSNWDNDQINLLGWESSAADSGGQAFYDLDIVASPTDKNVVFIGGVNVWRTTNSGSSWSCVAHWYGQGGRPEVHADHHHLRFAGTSNRLYSGHDGGIDRTTNNGSSWTWLGSGLKITQFYRLGVSQTNSNFVIAGSQDNGTKLKKNAEWFDVIGGDGMECIIDYTDTNYMWGALYYGQMRRSTNAGKNWSGLNRPETNGAWVTPYVLHPTNPQIMYAGYRNVWVSTNRGTNWSSLSSFSNGSLTLLHVAPSNTNHIYAGYGSILNRTTNGGTNWSSITLPTSRSITYMAIHPDNPNRIWATFSGYTSGQKVYYSTNGGTSWTNITGNLPNIPVNTIVYQKNRDNRVYVGTDLGVFYRDDKTTNWIEYNQSLPNVIVNELEIHQADGILFAATYGRGVWKVQLPGEYFTLIAPTLNHPLNNSTNIPIADTLKWQSVQGAETYQVQVSINSSFGTTIIDTSVTDTTYFLSNASLNYSTNYYWRVRAKSTGQDGPWSSTWLFTTEQVPLVAPVLTNPSDNATNIDLNINLTWNAVQGAQGYQIQVSHTSNFDNPFTDLILGNIYLALLSINPEYSTTYYWRVRAQRGLENGPWANHRQFTTKPIPLVAPELVSPADNASDVTISSALSWNSVAGADNYTIQISPNSSFNELYANITQSGLNYSISNFSPDYSTEYHWRVRSKRGSEDGPWSESRMFITEPIPLVAPALTNPADNDDDVALDENLAWNSVQGADNYQIQIALSSSFSSTLADVNQSGQSYSLSNISPDYSTEYFWRVRAKRGSENGPWASYRQFTTMPIPLVAPVLTAPDNNATDVQLSAILSWNSVQGADNYQVQVSLNSNFTTTLANVTQTGLNYAISNYSPEYSTTYYWRVRPKRGSEDGPWATYRQFTTMAIPLVAPILNNPNDNSTNIPLNENLAWNSVQGADNYQIQIALSSSFSSTLADVNQSGQSYSLSNISPDYSTEYFWRVRAKRGSENGPWASYRQFTTMPIPLVAPVLTAPDNNATDVQLSAILSWNSVQGADNYQVQVSLNSNFTTTLANVTQTGLNYAISNYSPEYSTTYYWRVRPKRGSEDGPWATYRQFTTMAIPLVAPILNNPNDNSTNIPLDENLAWNSVQGADNYQIQIALSSSFSSTLADATQSGQSYSLSNISPDYSTEYFWRVRAKRGSENGPWASYRQFTTMPVPLVAPVLTAPDNNATKVMLDADLTWQSVSGAESYELQLSRFSNFSSHVINSNVGNVLLFDLGSVSMNFNTLYYWRVRAIRGSDSGPYSTTYTFTTRQVLQTPASLYPPHQSKNIMNSEIARWSEVEDAEKYHVQFATSSNFSTILYENANLTDTMVAISLLNLNINQNVIWRVRAINSLENSNWSTLRTFSAYPSSASCDAKALVCGPYISDVTFGTLQYQSGCDWGYADNYASQTLNVNKKQTYQFSASGTNTTANSLFKLWIDWNGDNDFDDEGESLAIIGTPGSGPFTANITVPSSAITGKVRARMAISNDNISSYCGIIQNGEFEDFALNIAPAFVVAPDLISPLNNAKDIKLTAEFVWDAIEDALSYNIQISDDQQFNNIVYQTNTASTSVTLSSGILSYRKTYYWRVNTVGSQNTSDYSTARKFDSEKSVPDDWTYISDSEISSVVRVPIGADIKIGNRDIDKGDAIGLFFDDNGTLKCSGYGIWNNETLDITVWGDDTKTSEKDGYDDDEAYKFKTWDSQLDLVYPSTAKFESGPEVFQNDSLSILSSLESSIKYQTISLSSGWNLISSYITPINASMTDVWNDIKDDVVIVKDGLGKTYLPAFDINGIGNWKLFDGYQVYMSVENDIVIGGNQAIPENEDIELSSGWSLISYLRNSNMNAVTAFATLTNSNSLVIAKDNFGRTYIPMFNINGIGNLLPGQGYQVYLSSAATLTYPANQQGRIAPLNNFTNTAADILEPAISNTGDNMTIILELDKFNSRFDIGVFNQDNLLAGSAKVIDNRAYITVWNFDKNNNSEHKYFELRAYDKLKHTYMNINLESVKDLFSNSDVDIITYRTNFVYFAKGSIDFDFSSPSISAYPNPFNDKCEIAVFLPEPRNIELILYNSAGKEVYKINHSVSSSGLYNFIIEAGILSSGEYLVVVNYGSKTLSEKIILSR; this is translated from the coding sequence ATGAAAAATCCATACAGAATATTTTGGAGTATGGTAATATTTTTTGGAATGAATACTCTTGCTTTTTCACAAATTTGGCCCAATGGTGAAGACAAATTTAAAACTGATATTAACAAGAGATATAATTTCTATGAAATTCAGGAATCTTTCAACAAATATTGGGAGGGTAAAGAAATCAACCTCCAAACTCCAAAAAATCAGCGTGGCGGCTGGATGCAGTTCAAGAGATGGGAATGGTTCTGGGAGCAAAGAACATTTCCTGATGGAAATTTTCCCGACCCGATGCATACTTACAATGAGTTGATGAAACTACGAAATCAAAAATCAAGTGACAATGAGATTTTACAAGGCTCAGACTGGGAAAATATTGGACCCGAGACAAATACAGGTGGATATAATGGACTTGGCAGACTTAACTGTATAGAGGAAGATCCTGATTATGATGGCACTACTAACCGAACAATTTGGGTAGGGTCAGCAAGTGGCGGACTTTGGAAAACTACTGATGACGGTGCTACATGGACAACTAAAACTGACAAACTACCCTCGCTCGGAATAAGCGGAATATGTATCAATCCAAGCAACAAAAATATTATGTATATCGCTACCGGCGACGGTGATGTAGCTGACACTTACAGCGTTGGAGTACTTAAATCAACTGATGGAGGCGAAAACTGGAATACGACAGGACTCAACTGGACTATTCAAAATAACAGAGTCATTCGTAAGCTCATAATGCACCCTTCAAATTACGATATACTATATGCAGCTACTTCAATCGGGATATTCAAAACCACAAACGGTGGCAATAGCTGGACACAAATGAGCATTAGTCTTACCTACTCTTCCGGTTTTTGGGATATCGAATTCAAACCGGGAGACCCAAATACACTTTATGCAACAAGTACTTGGGAAATAGTAAGAACAACTAACGCAGGAACCAACTGGAGTATACTAACAAGCGGACTTCCATCAGCAAATGCAAATACTTACAGGGCTGAACTTACCGTATCAGCTCATGATGCAAATTATATTTATGCGGTATATGGTTATTATAACTGGGGTGGCGGTACAAGTGCAAATAATTATGGATTGTATGGAGTTTACAGAAGTACAAACAGTGGTACAAATTGGACTACCTTAAGTAACTGGGATAATGACCAGATAAATTTATTAGGCTGGGAAAGTAGTGCTGCAGATTCAGGTGGACAAGCTTTCTATGATTTAGATATTGTAGCCAGTCCTACAGATAAAAATGTTGTATTCATCGGTGGTGTAAATGTTTGGCGAACAACAAATTCAGGTTCCTCATGGTCTTGTGTGGCTCATTGGTATGGGCAAGGAGGAAGACCGGAAGTACATGCCGACCATCATCATCTGAGATTTGCAGGAACATCCAACAGACTATATTCAGGTCATGACGGAGGAATTGACAGAACTACCAATAATGGTTCATCATGGACCTGGCTTGGCTCTGGCTTGAAAATAACGCAATTTTACAGGCTTGGTGTTTCTCAGACAAATTCAAATTTTGTAATTGCAGGCTCACAGGATAATGGAACAAAACTGAAAAAAAATGCTGAATGGTTTGATGTAATCGGTGGAGATGGAATGGAATGTATAATTGATTATACCGATACCAATTATATGTGGGGAGCATTATATTACGGACAAATGAGACGCTCGACAAATGCAGGCAAAAACTGGTCAGGACTAAACAGACCTGAAACTAATGGCGCATGGGTTACTCCTTACGTGTTGCACCCTACGAATCCTCAAATAATGTATGCAGGTTACAGAAATGTATGGGTATCAACTAACAGAGGCACCAACTGGAGTTCTTTATCATCGTTTTCAAACGGAAGTCTGACATTGCTTCACGTTGCTCCATCTAACACCAACCACATTTATGCCGGCTATGGAAGCATCTTGAACCGAACAACAAATGGAGGTACCAACTGGTCATCAATTACACTTCCAACTTCAAGAAGTATTACATATATGGCTATTCATCCGGATAACCCAAATAGAATTTGGGCAACTTTTTCAGGATATACAAGCGGACAAAAAGTTTATTATTCTACCAATGGCGGTACAAGCTGGACAAATATAACAGGAAATTTACCAAACATACCTGTTAATACTATTGTATATCAGAAAAACAGAGATAACCGTGTATATGTGGGAACCGATTTAGGTGTATTCTATCGTGACGATAAAACAACTAACTGGATTGAATATAACCAAAGCCTTCCGAATGTTATTGTAAATGAACTTGAAATTCACCAAGCAGATGGTATTTTATTTGCGGCTACTTATGGAAGAGGAGTATGGAAAGTACAACTGCCGGGAGAGTATTTTACCTTAATTGCACCTACCTTAAACCACCCTCTGAATAATTCAACGAATATTCCTATTGCTGATACATTGAAATGGCAATCTGTTCAGGGAGCTGAAACATATCAGGTACAGGTTTCTATTAATTCATCGTTTGGAACAACTATAATTGATACATCTGTTACTGATACAACTTATTTTCTTTCTAATGCTTCTTTGAATTATTCAACAAATTATTACTGGAGAGTTAGAGCCAAGAGCACAGGACAGGACGGTCCATGGTCTAGTACTTGGTTATTTACAACTGAACAGGTACCTCTTGTAGCACCGGTTCTTACAAATCCTTCAGATAACGCTACAAATATTGATTTGAATATCAATCTCACATGGAATGCAGTACAGGGAGCGCAAGGTTATCAAATTCAGGTATCTCATACTTCAAATTTCGATAATCCATTTACTGATTTGATTTTAGGTAATATTTATCTGGCACTTCTAAGCATTAATCCTGAATACTCTACAACATATTACTGGAGAGTAAGGGCGCAGCGAGGACTTGAAAATGGTCCTTGGGCTAATCACCGACAGTTTACTACAAAACCCATACCGCTTGTAGCACCTGAACTGGTTTCACCGGCAGATAATGCATCAGATGTGACAATTTCTTCAGCATTGAGCTGGAATTCGGTTGCAGGAGCAGATAATTACACTATTCAAATTTCACCGAATTCAAGTTTTAATGAATTATATGCGAATATTACTCAATCAGGTTTAAATTATTCTATTTCTAATTTCAGTCCCGACTATTCCACAGAATATCACTGGAGAGTAAGGTCAAAAAGGGGCAGTGAAGATGGTCCATGGTCAGAAAGCAGAATGTTTATTACTGAACCTATTCCTCTCGTCGCTCCTGCACTAACAAATCCGGCAGACAATGATGATGATGTTGCATTGGATGAAAATCTCGCTTGGAACAGCGTTCAGGGAGCAGATAATTATCAAATTCAAATTGCTCTTAGTTCAAGCTTTTCATCTACACTTGCGGATGTTAATCAATCAGGACAATCGTATTCATTAAGTAATATTTCGCCTGATTACTCTACAGAATATTTCTGGAGAGTCCGAGCTAAACGAGGAAGCGAAAATGGTCCATGGGCTTCTTACAGGCAATTCACTACTATGCCGATTCCACTTGTTGCTCCTGTGCTGACAGCTCCTGATAATAATGCTACTGATGTTCAATTATCAGCAATATTGAGCTGGAATTCTGTTCAGGGAGCCGACAATTATCAGGTTCAGGTTTCATTAAATTCAAATTTCACTACAACGCTTGCAAATGTTACTCAAACAGGACTTAATTATGCAATATCAAATTATAGTCCTGAATATTCTACCACCTATTACTGGCGTGTGCGACCAAAACGAGGTAGCGAAGACGGACCTTGGGCAACTTACAGACAATTTACTACAATGGCAATTCCGTTGGTTGCACCTATTCTCAATAATCCAAACGATAATTCAACCAATATTCCATTGAACGAAAATCTCGCTTGGAACAGCGTTCAGGGAGCAGATAATTATCAAATTCAAATTGCTCTTAGTTCAAGCTTCTCATCTACACTTGCGGATGTTAATCAATCAGGACAATCGTATTCATTAAGTAATATTTCGCCTGATTACTCTACGGAATATTTCTGGAGAGTCCGAGCTAAACGAGGAAGCGAAAATGGTCCATGGGCTTCTTACAGGCAATTCACTACTATGCCGATTCCACTTGTTGCTCCTGTGCTGACAGCTCCTGATAATAATGCTACTGATGTTCAATTATCAGCAATATTGAGCTGGAATTCTGTTCAGGGAGCCGACAATTATCAGGTTCAGGTTTCATTAAATTCAAATTTCACTACAACGCTTGCAAATGTTACTCAAACAGGACTTAATTATGCAATATCAAATTATAGTCCTGAATATTCTACCACCTATTACTGGCGTGTGCGACCAAAACGAGGTAGCGAAGACGGACCTTGGGCAACTTACAGACAATTTACTACAATGGCAATTCCGTTGGTTGCACCTATTCTCAATAATCCAAACGATAATTCAACCAACATTCCATTGGATGAAAATCTCGCTTGGAACAGCGTTCAGGGAGCAGATAATTATCAAATTCAAATTGCTCTTAGTTCAAGCTTCTCATCTACACTTGCGGATGCCACTCAATCAGGACAATCGTATTCATTAAGTAATATTTCGCCTGATTACTCTACGGAATATTTCTGGAGAGTCCGAGCTAAACGAGGAAGCGAAAATGGTCCCTGGGCTTCCTACAGGCAATTCACTACTATGCCTGTACCACTTGTAGCTCCTGTGCTGACGGCTCCTGATAATAATGCCACAAAAGTAATGCTCGATGCAGACTTAACCTGGCAAAGTGTAAGCGGCGCAGAGTCTTACGAGTTGCAATTATCAAGGTTCAGCAATTTCAGCTCACATGTTATTAACAGTAATGTTGGAAATGTTTTATTATTTGATTTAGGGTCAGTATCAATGAACTTCAATACCCTCTATTACTGGAGAGTCAGAGCCATTCGCGGTAGCGATTCAGGACCATATTCCACGACTTATACATTCACAACTCGTCAGGTACTGCAAACCCCTGCTTCTTTGTATCCACCTCATCAGTCAAAGAATATTATGAACTCAGAGATTGCAAGGTGGTCTGAAGTCGAAGATGCAGAAAAATATCATGTTCAATTTGCGACAAGTTCAAATTTTTCAACAATTTTGTACGAAAATGCAAATTTGACAGATACAATGGTCGCAATTAGTTTACTTAATCTAAATATAAATCAGAATGTTATCTGGAGAGTAAGAGCAATAAATTCACTTGAAAATAGTAATTGGAGCACTCTCAGAACATTCTCAGCATATCCTTCTTCAGCATCTTGTGATGCTAAGGCTCTCGTTTGTGGTCCATATATATCAGATGTTACTTTTGGAACTTTGCAGTATCAAAGTGGTTGTGACTGGGGTTATGCAGATAATTATGCTTCACAAACTCTCAATGTAAACAAAAAGCAAACCTACCAGTTTTCAGCAAGTGGAACAAACACAACTGCCAATTCTTTATTCAAACTTTGGATAGACTGGAATGGAGATAATGATTTTGACGATGAAGGAGAGTCTTTAGCAATCATCGGCACACCAGGCTCTGGTCCATTTACGGCGAATATAACAGTTCCTTCATCGGCAATAACAGGCAAAGTAAGAGCAAGAATGGCTATCAGCAATGATAATATTAGCAGTTATTGTGGCATTATCCAAAATGGTGAATTTGAAGATTTCGCTTTGAATATTGCTCCTGCTTTTGTTGTGGCTCCGGATTTAATCTCTCCCCTCAATAATGCAAAAGATATTAAGCTTACAGCGGAGTTTGTTTGGGATGCTATTGAGGATGCACTGAGTTACAACATTCAAATTTCAGATGATCAACAATTTAATAATATTGTTTACCAAACAAACACAGCCTCAACTTCGGTTACACTTTCAAGTGGGATATTATCTTACCGCAAAACTTACTATTGGAGAGTAAATACAGTTGGAAGTCAGAATACAAGTGATTATTCTACTGCAAGAAAATTCGATTCAGAAAAAAGTGTACCCGATGACTGGACTTATATTTCTGATTCAGAAATAAGCAGTGTAGTAAGAGTTCCTATTGGTGCAGATATAAAAATTGGAAATCGTGATATAGATAAAGGTGATGCTATTGGACTCTTTTTTGATGATAATGGTACTCTAAAATGTTCAGGATATGGTATCTGGAATAATGAAACTCTGGATATTACAGTTTGGGGCGATGACACCAAAACTTCTGAAAAAGACGGTTATGATGATGATGAAGCCTACAAATTCAAGACTTGGGATTCACAGTTGGATTTAGTGTATCCTTCAACTGCAAAATTCGAATCAGGTCCAGAAGTATTCCAAAATGATTCTTTAAGCATACTTAGCTCACTTGAATCATCAATAAAATATCAAACTATTAGCTTAAGTTCGGGTTGGAATCTAATTTCCTCATATATTACACCGATAAATGCTTCTATGACAGATGTGTGGAATGATATAAAAGATGACGTTGTTATTGTTAAAGACGGTCTTGGCAAAACATATCTACCGGCATTTGATATAAACGGAATAGGAAATTGGAAACTATTCGATGGTTATCAAGTGTATATGTCTGTCGAAAATGACATTGTTATTGGAGGAAATCAGGCTATTCCTGAAAATGAAGATATTGAGCTTTCTTCGGGTTGGAGTTTGATTTCATACTTGCGTAATTCAAATATGAATGCTGTAACTGCATTCGCCACTCTTACAAACAGCAATAGTCTTGTTATAGCAAAAGACAACTTCGGAAGAACATATATTCCTATGTTTAATATTAATGGCATCGGAAATCTGCTTCCCGGTCAAGGATATCAGGTTTATTTGAGTAGCGCCGCGACACTTACTTATCCTGCAAATCAGCAGGGCAGAATTGCCCCTTTAAATAATTTTACAAATACTGCTGCCGATATCTTGGAGCCAGCTATCTCAAATACAGGTGATAATATGACAATTATTCTGGAGCTTGATAAATTCAACAGCAGGTTTGATATAGGAGTTTTCAATCAAGATAATTTGCTTGCAGGTAGCGCTAAAGTCATTGACAACCGCGCTTACATAACTGTTTGGAATTTCGACAAAAATAACAATTCCGAACATAAATATTTTGAATTGCGTGCTTATGATAAGCTGAAGCATACATATATGAATATAAATCTTGAATCGGTGAAGGACTTATTCAGTAATTCAGATGTAGATATAATCACTTACAGAACAAATTTTGTTTACTTTGCAAAAGGCAGTATTGATTTCGATTTTTCTTCGCCATCAATATCAGCTTATCCTAACCCATTTAATGATAAGTGTGAAATTGCTGTATTTTTACCTGAACCGAGAAATATAGAGCTTATACTATATAATTCAGCCGGCAAGGAAGTTTACAAAATTAATCATTCAGTATCAAGTTCAGGCTTATATAATTTCATAATTGAAGCCGGGATATTATCATCAGGTGAATACCTCGTAGTTGTTAATTACGGAAGTAAAACTTTGTCAGAAAAGATTATCTTAAGTAGATAA
- the ccoN gene encoding cytochrome-c oxidase, cbb3-type subunit I — translation MAQSDTVNNQGTQLDTFSYDNNIVRLFTWATVLWGVVGFLVGLIIAIQLYAPAYIPWFDLGISWLSFGRLRPLHTNAVIFAFVGNAIFLGIYYSMPRLLKAAMWSTLLSKIHFWGWQLIIVSAAITFPLGLTQGKEYAELIWPIDVAIAIVWIVFGVNMFMTLIKRREKHMYVAIWFYIASWVTVTVLHVVNSLAIPTGFLHSYPIYAGVQDALVQWWYGHNAVAFFLTTPFLGLMYYFLPKAADRPVYSYKLSIIHFWSLIFLYIWAGPHHLLYSSLPDWAQSLGTVFSIMLIAPSWGGMINGLLTLRGVWDKVREEPILKFMVVAITAYGMATFEGPMLSIKSVNALSHFTDWTIAHVHVGALGWNGMLTFAILYWIVPKLWNTKIYSKKLANMHFWISTIGILVYAIPVYWAGITQGLMWKQFSPEGFLLYRNFLETVTHLVPMYLIRSFGGLLFLTGSIIMVWNLLKTAKMGTFVAFETVKAAPLHDPGKDKPNHRWLEGKPVPFIIATLIVVLIGGLFEIIPLQVIKSNVPTIASVKPYTPLELIGRDIYIAEGCYTCHSQLIRPFRSETERYGEYSKAGEFVYDYPFQWGSKRTGPDLHRVGGKYPNAWHYQHMYDPQSISPGSIMPRYPWLLEDAYDISTIASKIRTMMILNVPYPDDYDKYANADVVTQAQEITDELATAGITTTPDKQIIALIAYLQRLGIDIKGETSTMK, via the coding sequence ATGGCACAAAGTGATACTGTGAATAATCAAGGCACTCAGCTCGATACTTTCAGTTATGACAATAATATTGTCAGACTTTTCACATGGGCAACAGTTCTATGGGGGGTTGTCGGCTTTCTGGTAGGATTGATTATTGCAATTCAATTATATGCACCGGCGTATATTCCATGGTTTGATTTAGGAATATCCTGGCTTTCTTTTGGCAGATTAAGACCATTGCATACTAATGCAGTGATTTTTGCATTCGTTGGAAATGCAATATTTCTTGGAATATATTATTCCATGCCCCGACTACTTAAAGCAGCAATGTGGAGTACACTTCTCAGTAAAATTCATTTCTGGGGCTGGCAACTTATTATTGTTTCAGCTGCAATTACTTTCCCTCTCGGACTTACACAAGGCAAAGAATATGCTGAATTGATTTGGCCCATAGACGTTGCTATCGCAATTGTTTGGATTGTTTTTGGCGTCAATATGTTTATGACACTCATCAAACGCCGTGAAAAACATATGTATGTGGCTATTTGGTTTTATATTGCTTCATGGGTTACTGTTACAGTGCTTCATGTTGTAAATTCACTTGCTATTCCAACTGGATTTTTGCACAGTTACCCGATTTATGCTGGTGTACAAGATGCTCTTGTCCAATGGTGGTATGGTCATAATGCAGTTGCATTCTTCCTTACAACTCCGTTTTTAGGATTAATGTATTACTTCCTGCCAAAAGCTGCCGACAGACCGGTATATTCTTACAAATTGTCAATTATTCACTTCTGGTCTTTAATATTTTTATATATTTGGGCGGGACCACATCATTTACTTTATTCTTCACTTCCAGACTGGGCTCAGTCACTTGGCACAGTATTTTCGATTATGCTTATAGCTCCATCGTGGGGCGGCATGATAAACGGGCTTCTAACACTAAGAGGCGTTTGGGATAAAGTCCGCGAAGAACCGATTTTGAAATTCATGGTTGTTGCTATTACTGCTTATGGTATGGCGACTTTTGAAGGACCTATGCTTTCGATAAAATCAGTGAATGCACTTTCGCACTTTACTGACTGGACGATTGCACACGTTCACGTTGGTGCATTGGGTTGGAATGGTATGCTTACTTTTGCTATTTTATACTGGATTGTTCCAAAACTATGGAATACTAAAATTTACTCGAAGAAACTTGCAAATATGCACTTTTGGATTAGTACAATCGGTATTTTAGTATATGCTATTCCGGTATACTGGGCAGGCATTACTCAAGGTTTGATGTGGAAACAATTCTCACCGGAAGGTTTCTTGCTTTACAGAAATTTCCTCGAAACAGTAACCCATTTGGTACCAATGTATTTGATTCGCTCTTTCGGTGGATTGTTATTCCTTACCGGTTCAATTATTATGGTTTGGAATTTACTTAAAACAGCTAAGATGGGTACATTCGTTGCTTTTGAAACTGTAAAAGCAGCTCCACTTCATGACCCGGGCAAAGACAAGCCAAATCACAGATGGCTAGAAGGTAAGCCTGTGCCTTTCATAATTGCAACATTAATTGTAGTTTTGATTGGTGGACTTTTTGAAATTATTCCTTTGCAGGTTATAAAATCAAATGTACCGACAATTGCAAGTGTAAAACCTTATACTCCTCTTGAGCTAATCGGTCGGGATATTTACATTGCTGAAGGATGCTATACTTGTCACTCTCAACTTATCAGACCATTCCGTTCTGAAACTGAGAGATATGGTGAATATTCAAAAGCAGGCGAATTTGTGTATGACTATCCATTCCAGTGGGGCTCCAAGCGTACAGGTCCTGACCTACACAGAGTAGGAGGTAAGTATCCGAATGCGTGGCATTATCAGCACATGTATGACCCGCAATCCATATCGCCGGGTTCAATTATGCCAAGATATCCATGGCTTCTGGAGGATGCTTACGATATTTCTACGATTGCATCAAAAATCCGAACTATGATGATATTAAATGTTCCTTATCCTGATGACTATGACAAATATGCTAATGCTGATGTTGTTACTCAGGCACAGGAAATTACTGACGAGCTTGCTACTGCAGGCATTACTACTACTCCCGATAAACAAATAATTGCTTTGATAGCTTACCTTCAGAGATTGGGTATAGATATTAAAGGTGAAACTTCTACAATGAAATAG